The window TTGGCGAGGGCGAGGGGTGCGGTGGGGGTGTGCAGGGCCGCGAACGCGGCGGCCTTGGCGGCGAGATCAACGTGGGTGGTCATGGGGCCAGTTCACCAGACCGGGGCGGGTCCGGGCTCGCGGAATTCCGACATGTAGCCGGAGTGCCGGGGCCGGTGCAGGCCGGTGCGGGCGGGTGCCGCCCCGGCGGTGGTCAGTGGGGGGCGGCCAGGCCGGTCTTGGCACCCGAGCCGCACAGGGGGAGCACCGCCGTGCGGCCCTGCAGGGGGTCCGAGGGGGCCGAGGGGCCCACCGCCGCCCAGCACGCGGCGGCGGTCGGTTCCACGAAGAGGCCGCGGCGGGCCAGATCCCGCTGGGCCTCGCGCAGGGCGGCGTCCGGGACGGTCAGGAAGGTGCCGCCGGACTTGCGCACCGCGGCCAGGATCTGGCGGGCGCGGGGCGGCGCAGGGATGGCGATCCCCTCGGCCAGGGTCGGCCGCTGCTCCACCGGGGCGGCGTCCTCCGCGCCCGCCGCGAACGCCTCGGCCAGCGGGGCCACCGCCTCCGCCTGCACCGCGATCAGGGCCGGTGGCCGGACCCCGCGCCGGGCCAGTTCCTCCACGGCCAGCGCCGCCCCGAGCAGCAGGGTGCCGTTGCCCACCGGGACCACCAGGGCCTCCGGCAGCCGGCCGCCCAGTTCCTCCCACACCTCGTACACGTACGTCTTGGTCCCGTGGAGGAAGTACGGGTTGAACACGTGGCTCGCGTAGAAGACCCCGGGCGCGTCCGCCGCCGTGCGGGCGGCCTCCGCCGCGGCCTCGCGGCCGCCGGGGACCACACGGACCACCGCCCCGTGTGCCCGCATCTGTTCGGTTTTCTTCTCCGACGTGCCCTCGGGGACGAAGACTTCGCAGTCCAGTCCGGCCCGCGCGCAGTACGCGGCGATCGACGTCCCGGCGTTGCCGCTGCTGTCCGCCACCACCCGCTCCGGGGCCAGCCGCCGGGCGAGCTCCGCGAGCATCACCGCGCCCCGGTCCTTGAAGGACAGAGTGGGCATCAGGAAGTCGAGTTTGGCCTGAATTCGCTCCCCCAGCGGAACCATCGGAGTGTGCCCCTCCGCCAGCGAAACGGAGAAAGCCCCCGGCAGCGGCAGTACGGAGCCGTACCGCCACAGCGAATTCGGCCCCGAGGACGGTTCCAGCACCGCGGCCGGGTCCGGCGTGAAATCGAGGTCCCAGGGTCCACCGCAGACGGGGCACCCCCAAGGCGCAGTCCGGACGTCCGCGCGTGTACCGTCCTCTGAGCAGACGTAACCGGGGGGTGCGTGCGTCATGTGCGGATCGCCTTTGTTCGATCATGGCCGGGGTACGGCTCGGATGTTACGCGTCCGCCCTGCCCGTGCGGGTCGTGCCGAAGGTGGGTCAACCTTTCGGCGGCGACAGCCCGTTGGGCCGTACGGGTTGTCATGGCCACGCTTGTGCGGCAGCGCCGCACCCCCTGCTTGCACCACCTAGGAGGAGGACCCGTCACATGCCAGTGATGCGTCACACAAGCCGGAAAATCGCCGGCATCAGCGCGACCGCGGTCGTGGCCCTCGCGCTCGGCACGGCTTCGGCGCTTCCCGCATCGGCCGTCGGCATCGGTGTACCGGGTGTCATCCAGAACGCCGGAGCCCCGGGGTCCATACCCGGCAGCTACATCGTGACCCTGAAGGACTCCGCGGCCCGGTCCACCGCCGACAGCGGCAGGGCCGTGGCGAAGCGGTACGGCGCGAAGATCGACAAGACCTACAGCGCGGCCCTCAACGGCTACTCCGTCAAGGTCTCCGAGGCACAGGCCAAGAAGCTGGCCGGGGACCCCGCGGTCAAGTCGGTCGTGCAGAACCGCACGTTCACCGTCAGTACCACCCAGCCCGGCCCGCAGTCCTGGGGTCTGGACCGGGTCGACCAGCGTGCGCTGCCGCTGAACCAGAGCTACGCCTACCCGGACAAGGCCGGCGAGGGCGTCACCGCCTACATCATCGACACCGGCGTCCGCATCACGCACCAGGAGTTCGGCGGGCGTGCCTCCAACGGCTACGACGCCATCGACAACGACAACACCGCCCAGGACGGCCACGGCCACGGCACGCACGTCGCCGGCACCGTCGCGGGCAGCTCGTACGGCGTGGCCAAGAAGGCCAAGATCGTCGGTGTCCGCGTCCTGGACAACAGCGGCAACGGCACCACGGCCCAGGTCGTCGCGGGCATCGACTGGGTGACCCGCAACGCCGTCAAGCCGGCCGTCGCCAACATGTCGCTCGGCGGCGGCGCGGACTCCGCGCTCGACGCAGCCCTGCGCAACTCCATAGCCTCCGGCATCACCTACGCGGTGGCCGCGGGCAACGAGTCCAGCAACGCCGCGACGAAGTCCCCGGCGCGCGTCACCGAGGCCATCACGGTCGGCGCCACCACCAGCACCGATGCCAGGGCGGCCTACTCCAACTACGGCTCCGTCCTGGACATCTTCGCGCCGGGCTCCGCCATCACCTCCGCCTGGGGCACCGGCGACAGCGCCACCAACACGATCAACGGCACGTCGATGGCCACCCCGCACGTCGCGGGCGCGGCCGCCGTCTACCTCTCGCAGAACCCGGCCAGCACCCCGACCGAGGTGGCGACGGCCCTGGTGGGCTCGTCCACTCCGAACGTGGTCAGCGGCGGCGGCACGGGCTCGCCGAACCGCCTGCTGCACGTCACCGCCCAGGGCCCCGTCCCGCCGGGCAAGCGGTTCGAGAACACCGCGGACCACGCGGTGGGCGACAACGCGACCGCCGAGTCCTCGATCACCGTCAGCGGTGTCGTCGGCAACGCCCCGTCGGCGCTGAAGGTCCCGATCGACATCAAGCACACGTACATCGGTGACCTCAAGGTCGACCTGGTCGCGCCCGACGGCAGCGTCTACACCCTGCACAACCGGGCCAACGGGGCCGACGACAACATCATCAGGACCTTCACCGTGAACGCCTCGGCGGAGACGGCCCCGAACGGTGTCTGGAAGCTCCGTGTGAACGACAACTCGGCCGGCGACACCGGGAAGATCGACTCCTGGGCGCTCCAGTTCTGATCAGCGTCCGATCGGCCTCCGGCCGGTCCGGGCCACGGGCCCGACCGGGCCGTGAGGAACAGCGGGGGCGACCGACTTGTCGGTCGCCCCCGCTGCGTACTATTTCGCGCATTCGTTCGCGCCCTCCGCGGCGCGCCCCACGATG is drawn from Streptomyces sp. NBC_01232 and contains these coding sequences:
- a CDS encoding threonine synthase; the protein is MTHAPPGYVCSEDGTRADVRTAPWGCPVCGGPWDLDFTPDPAAVLEPSSGPNSLWRYGSVLPLPGAFSVSLAEGHTPMVPLGERIQAKLDFLMPTLSFKDRGAVMLAELARRLAPERVVADSSGNAGTSIAAYCARAGLDCEVFVPEGTSEKKTEQMRAHGAVVRVVPGGREAAAEAARTAADAPGVFYASHVFNPYFLHGTKTYVYEVWEELGGRLPEALVVPVGNGTLLLGAALAVEELARRGVRPPALIAVQAEAVAPLAEAFAAGAEDAAPVEQRPTLAEGIAIPAPPRARQILAAVRKSGGTFLTVPDAALREAQRDLARRGLFVEPTAAACWAAVGPSAPSDPLQGRTAVLPLCGSGAKTGLAAPH
- a CDS encoding S8 family peptidase, which translates into the protein MPVMRHTSRKIAGISATAVVALALGTASALPASAVGIGVPGVIQNAGAPGSIPGSYIVTLKDSAARSTADSGRAVAKRYGAKIDKTYSAALNGYSVKVSEAQAKKLAGDPAVKSVVQNRTFTVSTTQPGPQSWGLDRVDQRALPLNQSYAYPDKAGEGVTAYIIDTGVRITHQEFGGRASNGYDAIDNDNTAQDGHGHGTHVAGTVAGSSYGVAKKAKIVGVRVLDNSGNGTTAQVVAGIDWVTRNAVKPAVANMSLGGGADSALDAALRNSIASGITYAVAAGNESSNAATKSPARVTEAITVGATTSTDARAAYSNYGSVLDIFAPGSAITSAWGTGDSATNTINGTSMATPHVAGAAAVYLSQNPASTPTEVATALVGSSTPNVVSGGGTGSPNRLLHVTAQGPVPPGKRFENTADHAVGDNATAESSITVSGVVGNAPSALKVPIDIKHTYIGDLKVDLVAPDGSVYTLHNRANGADDNIIRTFTVNASAETAPNGVWKLRVNDNSAGDTGKIDSWALQF